One Nitrospirota bacterium genomic region harbors:
- the ettA gene encoding energy-dependent translational throttle protein EttA, whose translation MANEQNKVIYSMVGVSKFHNKKQVLKDIYLSYFYGAKIGVLGLNGSGKSSLLRILAGVDKEFVGETVLSPGHTIGFLEQEPVLDDTKTVRQIVEQGVQETADLLNEYNQINEKFAEPMSDDEMNKLIERQGKVQEKLDHLDAWDLDSRLDMAMDALRCPAADTPITVLSGGEKRRVALCRLLLQKPDILLLDEPTNHLDAESVAWLEHHLQSYAGTIIAVTHDRYFLDNVAGWILELDRGQGIPWKGNYSSWLDQKQNRLKQEEKSESERQKTLQRELEWIRMSPKGRHAKSKARITSYEMLLQQDMEKQAKEMEIFIPPGPRLGNVVIEAENVTKAYGENILVEDMTFSLPPGGIIGVIGPNGAGKTTLFRMITGKEKPDAGEIRIGDTVKLAYVDQSRDSLDPNKSIWEAISDGQDTVQIGNREVNSRAYVGKFNFSGQDQQKKVSLLSGGERNRVHLARMLKEGANVLLLDEPTNDLDVNTMRALEEALETFAGCAVVISHDRWFLDRIATHILAFEGDSKVVWFDGNYSEYEADRKARLGSAADQPHRIKYRSLTR comes from the coding sequence ATGGCAAACGAACAGAATAAAGTGATCTACTCAATGGTTGGGGTCAGCAAGTTCCACAACAAGAAGCAGGTGCTGAAAGACATCTACCTCTCCTATTTCTACGGCGCGAAGATTGGTGTGCTCGGCCTCAACGGATCAGGCAAGAGCTCTCTGCTTCGCATTCTGGCAGGCGTTGACAAGGAATTCGTCGGCGAGACCGTGCTTTCCCCCGGCCATACGATCGGATTCCTTGAGCAGGAGCCTGTTCTTGATGACACAAAGACGGTGCGGCAGATCGTTGAGCAGGGTGTGCAGGAGACGGCCGATCTTCTGAACGAGTACAACCAGATCAATGAGAAGTTTGCTGAGCCGATGTCTGATGATGAGATGAACAAGCTGATCGAGCGTCAGGGCAAGGTGCAGGAAAAGCTTGATCACCTTGATGCCTGGGACCTTGACAGCCGTCTTGATATGGCGATGGATGCACTCCGCTGCCCTGCTGCGGATACGCCGATAACAGTGCTGTCCGGAGGAGAGAAGAGGAGGGTGGCGCTCTGCAGACTTCTTCTTCAGAAGCCGGATATCCTCCTTCTTGATGAGCCGACCAACCACCTTGATGCTGAATCAGTTGCATGGCTTGAGCATCACCTTCAGAGCTATGCCGGCACCATTATTGCCGTTACCCATGACCGGTATTTCCTTGATAATGTGGCAGGCTGGATACTGGAGCTCGACAGGGGGCAGGGCATCCCCTGGAAAGGCAATTATTCGTCCTGGCTTGATCAAAAGCAGAACAGGCTTAAGCAGGAGGAGAAGTCCGAGAGCGAACGGCAGAAGACCCTGCAGCGGGAACTTGAGTGGATCCGGATGTCGCCTAAAGGCAGACATGCAAAGTCCAAGGCCCGCATCACCTCCTATGAAATGCTTCTTCAGCAGGACATGGAAAAACAGGCAAAGGAGATGGAGATATTTATTCCGCCCGGCCCGAGGCTCGGGAATGTTGTCATAGAGGCCGAGAATGTGACCAAGGCCTATGGTGAGAATATTCTGGTTGAGGACATGACCTTTTCGCTTCCGCCCGGCGGCATCATCGGCGTTATCGGCCCAAACGGTGCAGGAAAGACGACCCTTTTTCGCATGATCACCGGCAAGGAAAAGCCTGATGCAGGCGAGATCAGGATAGGCGATACTGTGAAGCTTGCGTACGTTGACCAGAGCAGGGATTCGCTCGACCCGAACAAGTCCATATGGGAAGCGATCTCTGACGGCCAGGACACGGTTCAGATAGGCAACAGAGAAGTGAATTCCCGCGCCTACGTGGGGAAATTCAATTTTTCCGGCCAGGACCAGCAGAAGAAAGTGAGTCTGCTCTCCGGCGGAGAGCGCAACCGTGTGCATCTTGCCAGAATGCTGAAGGAAGGTGCTAACGTTCTTCTCCTTGATGAGCCGACGAATGATCTTGATGTCAACACCATGAGGGCGCTGGAAGAGGCGCTTGAGACCTTTGCCGGATGTGCTGTAGTGATCAGTCATGAC
- a CDS encoding tetratricopeptide repeat protein: protein MNLNAKTRYVLLFLLVLLSFSVYISTLSNDFVWDDKYEVLSNEWIKDFAYLPDIFFSHSLGWLKPEQSSTKYGPLKLLVRLLQYHISGTDPWAYQVTNVLVHALTSVMVFLVCARLFLALHGENSVMYPFAASLLFAVHPIHTEPVNWAIGLSELSMTFFCLLSFYLFMKSTGNTIRAHVLPGLLMFIAILFKVTAVFFLPVFVAYTYALSRSSIQPHPNSTVPRGILLKRYMPIALALVAYFSLFFLVTAGESDPVKTNHIRLDTYNLMLNMPLLLFQYMEKLVLPLQLNVLYVFHPVSSIAETTFLLPLCFMIIYFFIMMFTMKKNIMLSLCSVWIIAPLLPCLYLPATGYSYYVFAERYLYLPSAGYVILIAALSRIAVKRSFFNRQTIPVIVSLFAITGMYFGILTVQRNQAWKSDFILWSDTVEKSPDSDVAHNNLGVAYEHKGLFDDALREYETAISLNPTYMEAYDNRFRVMRLK, encoded by the coding sequence ATGAATCTTAATGCAAAAACTCGCTATGTCCTTCTCTTCCTGCTTGTTCTTCTTTCTTTTAGTGTCTATATCAGCACGCTTTCCAACGATTTCGTCTGGGACGACAAGTATGAGGTGCTGTCAAATGAATGGATCAAAGACTTTGCCTATCTGCCTGACATCTTCTTTTCGCACTCATTAGGATGGTTAAAGCCTGAACAATCCTCAACAAAATATGGGCCGCTGAAGTTACTGGTGAGATTGTTACAGTACCATATATCAGGGACTGATCCATGGGCGTACCAGGTTACCAACGTCCTGGTGCACGCACTCACCTCCGTAATGGTCTTTCTCGTCTGCGCAAGGCTTTTTCTTGCTCTCCATGGAGAAAATTCAGTCATGTATCCATTTGCCGCCTCATTGTTGTTTGCAGTCCATCCTATTCATACAGAGCCGGTGAACTGGGCTATCGGATTATCTGAATTATCCATGACTTTTTTCTGCCTGTTATCGTTTTACCTTTTCATGAAATCAACCGGCAATACTATCAGGGCTCATGTCTTGCCCGGTCTTCTGATGTTTATTGCAATTCTTTTCAAGGTCACCGCAGTCTTCTTTTTGCCTGTTTTTGTGGCGTATACCTATGCTCTATCACGAAGCAGCATCCAGCCGCATCCAAACTCAACCGTTCCCCGGGGCATATTGCTCAAACGCTATATGCCGATTGCACTTGCCCTGGTCGCATATTTCTCTCTCTTCTTCCTGGTAACTGCAGGGGAGTCGGATCCGGTGAAAACAAACCATATCCGTCTCGATACGTATAACCTGATGCTGAATATGCCTCTGCTTCTGTTTCAATATATGGAAAAACTGGTTTTGCCCCTGCAGCTGAATGTCCTGTATGTCTTTCACCCTGTCTCGTCCATCGCTGAAACGACGTTTCTCTTACCCTTATGTTTTATGATTATCTATTTCTTCATTATGATGTTCACCATGAAAAAAAATATTATGCTGTCTCTCTGCTCCGTATGGATCATTGCGCCCTTACTGCCATGTCTCTATCTGCCGGCGACCGGATACAGCTATTACGTCTTTGCTGAAAGGTACCTCTATCTGCCCTCCGCAGGATATGTCATTTTAATCGCCGCACTGTCAAGAATTGCAGTAAAGAGGAGCTTTTTCAACAGACAGACCATCCCTGTTATTGTGTCCCTGTTCGCAATAACGGGAATGTATTTCGGCATACTGACCGTTCAGAGGAATCAGGCATGGAAAAGTGATTTCATACTCTGGTCCGATACCGTAGAAAAATCCCCTGACAGCGATGTGGCACATAATAATCTGGGGGTAGCATATGAACATAAAGGGCTATTCGATGACGCCCTGCGTGAATATGAAACGGCGATCTCACTTAATCCGACATACATGGAAGCCTATGATAACCGTTTCAGGGTAATGAGGCTGAAATAG